Proteins encoded within one genomic window of Sphaerodactylus townsendi isolate TG3544 unplaced genomic scaffold, MPM_Stown_v2.3 scaffold_744, whole genome shotgun sequence:
- the BMP4 gene encoding bone morphogenetic protein 4 codes for PSSHPTEHLEVLLTPPERTPRLRFVFNLSSLPADEAVSSAELRLFRRQVPDGAAWERGWHRINVYEVMKPAAAGGEAATRLLDTRLVHHNVSRWESFDVSPAVARWTAGGQPNHGLAVEVVPLHPAAAAPHSGHVRMSRSLPRGGGWDDDAETWAHLRPLLVTFSHDGRGQAPLTRRRAPRSPKHGHPRPRKSKKNCRRHALYVDFSDVGWNDWIVAPPGYQAYYCQGDCPFPLADHLNSTNHAIVQTLVNSVNASIPKACCVPTELSAISMLYLDEYDKVVLKNYQEMVVEGCGCR; via the coding sequence CCCTCTTCTCACCCCACAGAGCACCTCGAAGTCCTGCTGACCCCCCCAGAGCGAACGCCGCGGCTGCGCTTCGTCTTCAACCTGAGCAGCCTGCCCGCCGACGAGGCCGTCTCCTCAGCGGAGCTGCGGCTCTTCCGCCGGCAGGTGCCCGACGGGGCGGCCTGGGAGCGGGGCTGGCACCGGATCAACGTCTACGAGGTGATGAAGCCGGCGGCGGCAGGGGGCGAGGCGGCCACCCGCCTGCTGGACACGCGCCTGGTGCACCACAACGTCAGCCGCTGGGAGAGCTTTGACGTGAGCCCGGCGGTGGCCCGATGGACGGCGGGCGGGCAGCCCAACCACGGCCTGGCCGTGGAGGTGGTCCCGCTGCACCCCGCAGCGGCGGCCCCCCACAGTGGCCACGTCCGGATGAGCCGCTCCCTGCCCCGAGGGGGCGGCTGGGACGACGACGCGGAGACCTGGGCGCACCTCCGGCCGCTGCTGGTCACCTTCAGCCACGACGGCCGCGGCCAGGCGCCGCTCACCCGCCGCCGGGCTCCCCGCAGCCCCAAGCACGGGCACCCGCGGCCCCGCAAGAGCAAGAAGAACTGCCGCCGGCATGCGCTGTATGTGGACTTCAGCGACGTGGGCTGGAACGACTGGATCGTGGCCCCCCCGGGCTACCAGGCCTACTACTGCCAGGGCGACTGCCCGTTCCCCCTGGCTGACCACCTCAACTCCACCAACCACGCCATCGTCCAGACCCTGGTCAACTCCGTCAACGCCAGCATCCCCAAGGCCTGTTGCGTGCCCACCGAGCTGAGCGCCATCTCTATGCTCTACCTGGACGAGTACGACAAGGTGGTCCTCAAGAACTACCAAGAAATGGTGGTGGAGGGGTGCGGCTGCCGCTGA